The Tamandua tetradactyla isolate mTamTet1 chromosome 8, mTamTet1.pri, whole genome shotgun sequence genome includes a window with the following:
- the CRTAM gene encoding cytotoxic and regulatory T-cell molecule — protein sequence MWWTVFSLLAWVPVQDAFLTNATETVVLGEGQTLTLDCVTSQPTASLQWLAPSGFTIFLNEHPALKNTKYQLLHHSPSQLSISVLNVTLQDEGVYKCLHYSNFVRTKEVKVIVLAIPFKPTLEASVIRFQDEEEHVILKCFTVRCKPPPQITWLLGNGLEVYGETNHVFEADGKLCNTTSTLRVHTYGKNSTADCIIRHQGLQGGKLIAPFQFEDLVTDQETASDALEKSSVSLQDPQLPTGTVTVMEDSSRAEIEKEEEERTIQDPEVIAEANPKPVGLTRRKSGILLLILVSFLIFILFIIVQLFIMKLRKAHVIWKKENDISEHTLESYKSRSNNEETSSQGQNCQTSRPKSCMNYITQLYTEARTKRKGRAQNSKLKRELTDIPETIV from the exons ATGTGGTGGACAGTTTTCAGCTTGCTGGCTTGGGTCCCCGTACAAG ACGCCTTTCTGACCAATGCCACGGAGACCGTCGTGCTGGGGGAAGGCCAGACACTCACTCTGGACTGCGTCACTTCTCAGCCGACTGCCTCCCTCCAGTGGCTGGCCCCGTCCGGGTTCACCATTTTTTTGAATGAGCATCCTG ctttaaaaaatacGAAATACCAGCTTCTTCATCACTCCCCCAGTCAGCTCTCCATCAGCGTACTGAACGTAACTCTGCAAGATGAAGGCGTGTACAAGTGTTTACATTACAGCAACTTCGTGAGaaccaaggaagtgaaagtgATTGTGCTAG CAATTCCTTTCAAGCCAACCCTGGAAGCTTCGGTTATCAGATTTCAAGATGAAGAAGAACATGTTATACTTAAATGCTTCACCGTGAGATGCAAGCCTCCGCCACAAATAACCTGGCTTCTGGGGAACGGCCTTGAGGTCTATG GTGAAACCAACCATGTATTTGAAGCTGATGGAAAGTTATGTAATACAACCAGTACACTCAGAGTCCACACATATGGCAAAAACTCAACAGCAGACTGCATTATCCGACATCAAGGCCTGCAAGGAGGAAAACTGATAGCACCCTTCCAATTTGAAGATTTGG TTACTGATCAAGAAACAGCTTCAGATGCTCTGGAGAAAAGTTCTGTATCCCTTCAAGACCCTCAGCTTCCCACTGGTACTG TCACAGTGATGGAAGATTCCAGTAGAGCAGAgattgaaaaagaagaggaagaacgAACCATTCAAGATCCTGAAGTAATTGCAG aggcaaaccccaagccTGTTGGATTGACAAGGAGGAAAAGTGGCATCCTATTGCTCATTCTTGTGTCCTTCCTCATTTTCATACTCTTCATCATCGTCCAACTCTTTATAATGAAGCTGCGGAAAGCCCACGTGATATGGAAAAAAG AAAATGACATTTCAGAACACACACTGGAAAGTTACAAATCCAGGTCAAATAATGAAGAAACATCATCCCAAGGGCAAAATTGCCAAA cttccCGCCCCAAGAGCTGCATGAACTACATCACTCAGTTGTACACTGAAGCAAGGACAAAGAGGAAGGGACGTGCACAAAATTCGAAATTGAAAAGAGAGCTCACTGATATACCGGAGACTATCGTATAG